The Microbacter sp. GSS18 genome has a segment encoding these proteins:
- a CDS encoding SHOCT domain-containing protein, with translation MPLRRMGRPGLVGMAARTAVVAGTATAVSGGVARRQQARAQSQHEQQQYEAAQQQAQIDAAAQAAAAQYAAPAPAPAPAPAAAPAGGTDIVAELQKLGALKDAGVLSDAEFAAAKAKLLG, from the coding sequence ATGCCCCTCCGCAGAATGGGCCGGCCGGGCCTGGTCGGAATGGCGGCGCGAACGGCGGTGGTCGCCGGCACGGCGACCGCGGTCTCCGGCGGCGTCGCCCGACGTCAGCAGGCGAGAGCCCAGTCGCAGCATGAGCAGCAGCAGTACGAGGCTGCTCAGCAGCAGGCGCAGATCGATGCAGCCGCCCAGGCCGCCGCGGCCCAGTACGCCGCACCCGCACCCGCACCCGCACCCGCACCGGCAGCGGCTCCGGCCGGCGGAACGGACATCGTCGCCGAGCTCCAGAAGCTCGGAGCCCTCAAGGACGCCGGCGTCCTCAGCGACGCGGAGTTCGCCGCCGCGAAGGCGAAGCTGCTGGGCTGA